In a genomic window of Xylophilus rhododendri:
- a CDS encoding FxDxF family PEP-CTERM protein yields the protein MRPIFKKLCLAGALVLSLGSSLAEAATVDLGTVSGTTTTGSSTSSGSFSDLYNFSVGANDGTAFVSSAVTFGSYGVTLSSISLYAGTFTSASALSGLTAIFSSSSTSLVNLGNGIYSNTVSGATVSLSSLSDYTLVVTGTSAGSSAYTTLISVAAVPEPESYAMLLAGLGLMGCVVRRRSSKR from the coding sequence ATGCGACCCATTTTCAAAAAGCTCTGCCTTGCCGGCGCCCTGGTGCTTTCTCTGGGCTCTTCCCTGGCCGAGGCCGCGACGGTCGATCTGGGAACCGTGTCGGGCACGACCACCACCGGCAGCAGCACCAGCAGCGGCAGCTTTTCCGATCTCTACAACTTCAGCGTCGGCGCCAACGACGGCACGGCCTTCGTCTCGTCGGCGGTGACCTTCGGCTCCTACGGCGTCACCCTGAGCTCGATCTCGCTGTACGCGGGCACCTTCACCTCCGCCTCAGCGCTGTCCGGCCTGACGGCGATCTTCAGCAGCTCCAGCACCAGCCTGGTCAACCTGGGCAACGGCATCTACTCCAATACCGTCAGCGGCGCGACCGTGAGCCTGTCTTCGCTGAGCGACTACACACTGGTGGTCACCGGCACCAGCGCGGGCAGCTCGGCCTACACCACGCTGATCTCGGTGGCCGCCGTGCCGGAGCCCGAGAGCTACGCCATGCTGCTGGCCGGCCTGGGCCTGATGGGATGCGTGGTGCGCCGCCGCAGCAGCAAGCGCTGA